From one Lycium ferocissimum isolate CSIRO_LF1 chromosome 7, AGI_CSIRO_Lferr_CH_V1, whole genome shotgun sequence genomic stretch:
- the LOC132063447 gene encoding GTP 3',8-cyclase, mitochondrial, whose protein sequence is MRPSIFRFFQWPLTSAGFSCRASLLFASSSGQSITTSHLNGSSSKMYSTSCETLSENPSKDRPISDMLVDSFGRRHTYLRISLTERCNLRCHYCMPAEGVELTPSPQILSQDEIVRLAGLFVSSGVNKIRLTGGEPTIRKDIEELCLQLSNLKGVKTLAMTTNGIVLGKKLPKLKDSGLNLVNISLDTLVPAKFEFMTRRKGHERVMESINTAVELGYNPVKVNCVVMRGFNDDEICDFVELTRERPINVRFIEFMPFDGNVWNVKKLVPYAEMFDKVVEKFTGLQRIQDHPSETAKNFRIDGHQGSVSFITSMTEHFCAGCNRLRLLADGNFKVCLFGSSEVSLRDPLRLGEGDDKLREIIGAAVKRKKASHAGMFEIAKTPNRPMIHIGG, encoded by the exons ATGCGGCCTTCTATCTTTAGATTCTTCCAATGGCCTCTAACCTCT GCTGGCTTTTCATGTAGAGCATCATTACTATTTGCAAGCAGCAGTGGTCAAAGTATAACTACTAGTCATCTCAATGGGTCCTCTTCAAAGATGTATTCAACTTCATGTGAGACATTGTCCGAAAATCCATCCAAAGATAGACCTATTTCTGACATGTTGGTCGATTCATTTGGGAGGAGGCACACATATTTGAGAATATCATTGACTGAACGTTGCAATTTACGATGCCACTACTGTATGCCAGCGGAGGGTGTAGAACTCACTCCTAGTCCTCAAATTCTATCTCAGGATGAGATTGTTCGCTTGGCAGGTTTGTTTGTTAGCTCTGGAGTGAATAAAATTCGTTTGACTGGTGGGGAACCAACTATTAGGAAAGATATTGAAGAACTTTGCTTGCAACTATCAAACTTGAAGGGCGTTAAAACCCTGGCGATGACTACAAATGGGATTGTTCTAGGAAAAAAACTTCCAAAGCTGAAAGACTCTGGACTTAATTTGGTAAACATAAGCTTAGACACTTTGGTTCCAGCAAAATTTGAGTTTATGACTAGGCGCAAAGGGCACGAAAGAGTAATGGAGTCAATTAATACTGCAGTAGAGCTGGGATATAATCCTGTCAAA GTAAATTGTGTTGTAATGCGTGGATTCAATGATGATGAAATTTGTGATTTCGTTGAGTTGACGCGCGAAAGGCCAATCAATGTCCGTTTTATTGAGTTTATGCCGTTTGATGGGAATGTCTGGAATGTCAAGAAGCTAGTACCTTATGCTGAAATGTTTGACAAAGTG GTTGAAAAATTTACAGGGCTTCAGAGAATTCAAGATCATCCCTCAGAGACTGCTAAGAATTTCAGGATAGATGGGCATCAAGGCTCTGTTTCATTTATTACATCAATGACTGAGCATTTTTGTGCTGGTTGTAACAGACTGCGACTTTTAGCTGATGGAAACTTTAAAGTTTGCCTGTTCGGCTCCTCAGAG GTGAGCTTGAGGGATCCTCTTCGTCTTGGTGAGGGTGATGATAAACTCAGGGAGATCATTGGGGCAGCG GTCAAAAGGAAGAAAGCTTCTCATGCTGGGATGTTTGAAATCGCCAAAACTCCAAATAGACCGATGATACATATTGGTGGATGA